A portion of the Homalodisca vitripennis isolate AUS2020 chromosome 2, UT_GWSS_2.1, whole genome shotgun sequence genome contains these proteins:
- the LOC124356340 gene encoding uncharacterized protein LOC124356340 isoform X1, with product MSFILLILYVLTIGYTVVNCFNSKAHDFQEENSIDSAFSRDNPLSNKPAEDGNDSKDSIAPRTLFGLVNILGLQGHMGLDFVPESYGDMPPSNLGHKGYRTYPLGGHYLSQPALPPYYVGCNSC from the exons ATGtcgtttatattattaattctttacGTTTTAACAATAGGGTACACTGTAGTTAATTGTTTTAACAGTAAG GCTCATGATTTTCAGGAAGAAAACTCCATAGATTCAGCATTCAGTAGAGACAACCCATTATCAAACAAACCAGCTGAAGATGGGAATGACTCAAAGGATTCGATTGCTCCTCGTACTCTTTTCGGATTAGTAAATATCTTAGGACTGCAAGGACATATGGGTCTTGATTTTGTCCCTGAAAGCTACGGAGATATGCCGCCAAGTAACCTAGGACATAAAGGATATCGCACATACCCGCTTGGTGGCCATTATTTATCACAGCCAGCACTACCACCGTATTACGTCGGTTGTAATTCCTGCTga
- the LOC124356340 gene encoding uncharacterized protein LOC124356340 isoform X2 translates to MSFILLILYVLTIGYTVVNCFNSKEENSIDSAFSRDNPLSNKPAEDGNDSKDSIAPRTLFGLVNILGLQGHMGLDFVPESYGDMPPSNLGHKGYRTYPLGGHYLSQPALPPYYVGCNSC, encoded by the exons ATGtcgtttatattattaattctttacGTTTTAACAATAGGGTACACTGTAGTTAATTGTTTTAACAGTAAG GAAGAAAACTCCATAGATTCAGCATTCAGTAGAGACAACCCATTATCAAACAAACCAGCTGAAGATGGGAATGACTCAAAGGATTCGATTGCTCCTCGTACTCTTTTCGGATTAGTAAATATCTTAGGACTGCAAGGACATATGGGTCTTGATTTTGTCCCTGAAAGCTACGGAGATATGCCGCCAAGTAACCTAGGACATAAAGGATATCGCACATACCCGCTTGGTGGCCATTATTTATCACAGCCAGCACTACCACCGTATTACGTCGGTTGTAATTCCTGCTga